Genomic DNA from Fimbriimonas ginsengisoli Gsoil 348:
GGCTCAGCGCGGCGCGGATGGCATCGTCAGGCGTCGCGCCCGCCATCCAAGGGCCGGGAATCGTTCTCCGGTCGCACGATGCTTGCCAGAACCCATCTCGGGTGCAGAACTGAAGCCTGACCAGGCACTCGCGCTCTTGAATTCGCTTGCCTACAAAGTGAAGGATGAAAGCCGATTCGGGAAGTTGCAGGGTGCGCGCCTCGCGCTCCATGTCGGCGATGATCTTGAGCGCGTCTCGCTCCGCCAGTTTCCCCGTCGCCATCGTCAGGAAAGCGAGCAAGGCGCCAGAGTACGTGGCCTGAGCGCGCATCTCGGCGTCGATCGGGCTCGTGGGAAATTCCCGGGCGGTGTCGGCCCGGTATCGCTCGCGCATCGCCTGGGCAGCGTCCCGGAGCCGGTTCGCTCGGCCGGCGCTCGAATAGTGAGTGGCGACCATCTTAGGCGTACCTCACAACCGGACCGGCCGGGAAGAGGGTGTGCAAGAGGTCGAGGATGGCGCGGTAAGCACTATCGGCGATCTGTTCGCGCCAAAGTGGCCTACGGAAGAGCGCTTCCGCCTTGGGGGTTTCAGGTCGAATGTAGCGTCGTGGTCTCATGATCTCCTGCCCGGTGGTTGGGCTTAGAGACCATCTTACGGCAATCCTACGGGAAACCGCAAGTATTCCGTAGAAAAACCGTACAGTTAACGACGCTTAAGCGAACGGAATTTCCAGTGGGTTGGATACTCGCGGGTGTCGCGGAGTCCACCGTCGAGATAACGGATCCTCAGTACAAGCGTTCCAATGATGTCAAATCCGGACGCGCTAAACGGGTCGTAATCTTCGTTCAGCGGCCAAAGCTCATAGCGGCCAACATCTCCTTTAAGAATCTTGAACGTCTGCTCGCCATCCTTAATGGCGAGCACTGCTTGGCCTGGCATCGGCATGCGATCTTCAAAAATCACGCGATCCCCATTTAGAAATTCCGGCGACATGGACTCGCCGGAAACAAAAGTGCCCCAACGCTGAAAATCTCCAATCCAGTCGGGAAGGAGTTCGACATCCTCGGCTTGACTGTAGTCGTATCCCGGTGGACCTGCTGGCACAGAGCCGTATATTGGCACCGCTGTTACGCCAGTGGGAACAATGACCATCTTTCCCCGCACATTCACGGTGCCCAGCGGACCTTTATCCTGGGTCGCTTCCGTTCGGCTAGGTGGCTTCCTGAGGGGCCGGGACGTCAACTGCTTCAGTAGTTCGGCCTCGCTCATGCCGAGAATAGATGCCATCGCCGCGCGACGGTCCTTCCTGAGCCGAGTTACGCCTCGGCAAAGGTTGCTAAGAATATCGTCGCTGCAATCCAAAAGCCGGGCAACTTCCTTGCGTTCATAGCCCGTTGCATCGATCAATTCTCCTAGCACTCGTCCCTCCGCTGCCCACTTCGGCGAATCCATACGGAAACTTTGCGGAAAAGATGCGGGCTCCCACTATGCAAGGACCGTAGACCTACCGTATATTAACCGTATGTTTTCCGCAGAAACGGCAATCAGCCTTCCGGAACGTCAGCGCGGGCCGCATCCATTTTTCACTGGCCAAAAGCTTTCCGACCTTGCCGCGTACTTGAGCGAACCTGGCTCTACTCTCGATGGAGCCGCCGAACGATTTGGCTGCTCGACGTCATGCGTGGAAAAGACCGTCGCCCGGATTCGCAAGGCTCAGCGGGGCGAAGCGGCGTGATGCGTAACTGCAAGTTTGCCGACCTAAAAAACGCCCCTTTAGGGGCGATCCCGCCGATACCACCCGACGGGACCATTGCAAAAGCCGCGGAGACCAGCTCGCGGCCCGCCTGGTGATTCTACACCAGGTCAACCACCTCGCCGCCTGAGATGGCGCCCCAACCCTGCAACGGAGAAATCGAAAACCATGTCCACCACGGAAACCCGTCCCGCCCTTCCTAACGAGTCCGATGTTAAAGTCGCCAGCGGCGGCAAAGCCTGGCGCTTCTCGAAGGGCCGCATCATCAGCGGCCGCGAGGAAGACGGCACGCTCGTCGAGCGCACCTCGATTATTGGCCGCATCCAACGCGTCGGCATTCACGAAGGGGTTACAACCGATCAATACAAGAAGC
This window encodes:
- a CDS encoding LexA family protein, translated to MDSPKWAAEGRVLGELIDATGYERKEVARLLDCSDDILSNLCRGVTRLRKDRRAAMASILGMSEAELLKQLTSRPLRKPPSRTEATQDKGPLGTVNVRGKMVIVPTGVTAVPIYGSVPAGPPGYDYSQAEDVELLPDWIGDFQRWGTFVSGESMSPEFLNGDRVIFEDRMPMPGQAVLAIKDGEQTFKILKGDVGRYELWPLNEDYDPFSASGFDIIGTLVLRIRYLDGGLRDTREYPTHWKFRSLKRR